The Halictus rubicundus isolate RS-2024b chromosome 3, iyHalRubi1_principal, whole genome shotgun sequence genome includes a region encoding these proteins:
- the LOC143352276 gene encoding flexible cuticle protein 12-like, translating to MKLILAVALFVAAAYAAPLENDVVLLKEVPSDNIGVGGYSYGYELSNGQTHQETADVINQGTEHEALAVRGSFSWVDPHTNIRYNVDYVADETGFHPKGEHIPA from the coding sequence ATCCTCGCTGTCGCCCTTTTCGTCGCCGCCGCATACGCCGCCCCCCTCGAGAACGACGTAGTGCTGCTGAAAGAAGTACCTTCTGACAACATCGGCGTCGGTGGTTACAGCTATGGCTACGAATTGTCCAATGGCCAGACCCACCAGGAAACCGCTGACGTAATTAACCAAGGAACCGAACACGAGGCCCTCGCTGTTCGCGGCAGCTTCAGCTGGGTTGACCCGCACACCAACATCAGATACAACGTCGACTATGTTGCCGACGAAACCGGTTTCCACCCCAAAGGAGAACACATTCCCGCCTAA
- the LOC143352277 gene encoding endocuticle structural protein SgAbd-6-like: MKTIIVFAALVAIALAAPAVQQPQVELVQETPSDNIGLGNYNYGFQLSDGSFKQETAELVNGGTDGQFLKVQGSYSFVDPATNVAYTVKYVADENGFHPEGEHLGRV; encoded by the exons ATGAAAACC ATTATTGTCTTCGCTGCCCTCGTCGCCATTGCTCTGGCTGCTCCCGCCGTACAACAACCGCAAGTTGAACTCGTTCAAGAGACTCCGTCCGACAATATTGGTCTCGGCAACTACAATTATGGTTTCCAACTTTCCGACGGTTCATTCAAACAAGAAACAGCTGAATTAGTTAATGGCGGCACCGATGGCCAATTCCTCAAAGTTCAAGGCAGCTACTCTTTCGTCGACCCAGCTACCAACGTTGCCTACACCGTTAAATATGTTGCTGACGAGAATGGTTTCCACCCTGAGGGAGAGCATCTTGGTCGCGTCTAA